The proteins below come from a single Candidatus Zixiibacteriota bacterium genomic window:
- a CDS encoding nitroreductase family protein, which translates to MNIIDVIKSYRNVASFSDRAIEVDKIDRIVKSVNFSPVGTGTLPFKAIVVSKKSVKQKLRHAAEQVEKAYSHGTGNGEGTNNSDWKKPFLEEASCLIVICCTVGQPYQAATTWLTLGNVLMTASDEGLGVLCYAPSMPTFLKKVLNLPPKYMPIAIVPLGYPADELFPISDQKHEKMLRNLFSGRFRWQS; encoded by the coding sequence ATGAATATAATTGATGTAATCAAAAGCTATAGAAATGTTGCCAGTTTTTCGGATAGAGCAATTGAAGTTGATAAAATTGACAGGATTGTTAAGTCTGTTAATTTTTCTCCGGTTGGCACAGGTACACTACCGTTTAAGGCTATCGTTGTATCGAAAAAAAGCGTGAAGCAAAAACTGCGGCATGCGGCAGAACAGGTCGAAAAGGCTTACAGTCATGGAACAGGCAACGGTGAAGGGACAAATAACTCTGATTGGAAAAAGCCGTTTTTAGAGGAGGCGTCATGTTTGATTGTGATATGCTGTACAGTTGGCCAGCCATATCAGGCGGCGACAACCTGGCTGACTCTCGGCAATGTTTTGATGACAGCTTCCGATGAGGGACTTGGCGTCTTATGTTATGCACCATCGATGCCGACTTTTTTGAAGAAAGTATTGAATTTACCGCCTAAGTATATGCCTATTGCTATTGTGCCGCTTGGCTATCCTGCCGATGAGCTGTTTCCCATATCTGATCAGAAGCATGAGAAGATGCTGCGCAATCTTTTCTCCGGTCGATTTAGGTGGCAGAGTTAA